The following proteins come from a genomic window of Nostoc sp. ATCC 53789:
- a CDS encoding plasmid pRiA4b ORF-3 family protein, producing MEDLFARLERTLNPELPSLTESQQQLLQELSIDENQPGTILRDFQTLIDLLQPNGVEVSSVNNLLPLKVLSELNSLLSHPIETKLKRPVQKSYPYINGLYLLLRSSGIAQIRSQGKKQILVLDAATLQSWSNLNLTERYFNLLEAWLIWGNNEILGEHQDSLGNLFRCIQLWPRVPDKGLKFPKYEHQHDISYYPGLHNVALLELFGFLSIKHGKPKEGKGWRITSLQCLPFGDAMLQFLFPLGIRGELQDDVNVTFGKLQSYFQPFFPEWEHNLLVPKQGFTDGIYIFKVSLSKAWRRIAIPAKKPLSWLAETILDAFDFDYDHLYEFSYKDHFGRIIKIGHAYMETPPFADEVQIGDVSLEPGNKMTYLYDFGDNWKFDVQLEAINPPDNKIKKPKILEVHGNAPQQYWSEDDESDEDEG from the coding sequence ATGGAAGATTTATTTGCGCGACTAGAACGCACACTCAATCCTGAACTACCTTCCTTAACAGAGTCACAACAACAACTCTTGCAAGAACTCAGTATTGATGAAAATCAACCCGGTACAATTTTGCGTGATTTTCAAACTCTGATAGATTTATTACAACCGAATGGAGTGGAAGTTAGTAGTGTTAATAATCTTCTACCACTGAAAGTACTATCAGAATTGAATTCTCTGTTAAGTCACCCAATTGAAACTAAACTCAAACGCCCTGTACAGAAATCATACCCTTACATTAATGGACTATATCTGCTATTACGCAGTTCTGGGATAGCCCAAATTAGATCCCAAGGGAAGAAGCAGATTTTAGTTTTAGACGCAGCAACTTTGCAATCATGGTCAAACCTGAATTTAACAGAACGCTATTTCAATTTATTAGAAGCCTGGTTGATTTGGGGAAATAACGAAATCTTAGGTGAACATCAAGATTCATTGGGGAATTTATTTAGATGTATTCAACTTTGGCCCCGTGTCCCAGATAAAGGTTTAAAATTCCCTAAATATGAACACCAACACGATATTAGTTATTACCCCGGTCTGCATAATGTTGCCCTATTAGAGTTATTTGGATTTTTATCTATTAAACATGGAAAGCCAAAAGAAGGCAAAGGATGGCGCATTACTAGTTTACAATGCTTGCCATTTGGTGATGCTATGTTGCAATTCCTTTTTCCATTGGGTATACGAGGAGAATTACAGGATGATGTAAATGTAACTTTTGGGAAATTACAGTCATATTTTCAACCCTTTTTTCCAGAATGGGAGCATAATTTACTTGTTCCCAAGCAAGGCTTTACTGACGGGATTTATATTTTCAAAGTATCCCTTTCTAAGGCTTGGCGACGCATTGCCATACCAGCCAAAAAACCATTAAGCTGGCTAGCAGAGACAATTCTTGATGCTTTTGACTTTGATTACGATCACCTGTACGAGTTTAGTTATAAAGACCATTTTGGTCGCATCATAAAAATCGGTCATGCTTATATGGAAACACCCCCATTTGCCGACGAAGTGCAGATTGGTGATGTGTCTCTAGAACCAGGTAATAAAATGACCTATCTTTATGATTTTGGTGATAACTGGAAATTTGATGTGCAGTTAGAAGCGATTAATCCACCTGATAACAAAATCAAAAAACCAAAAATTTTAGAAGTTCACGGAAATGCACCTCAACAGTATTGGAGTGAGGATGATGAATCGGATGAAGATGAAGGATGA
- a CDS encoding nucleotidyltransferase family protein codes for MNSNTHRLQMILADTPINTVLPAIAQLNLPNWWLAGGAVRNTVWSSIFGNDCGLGIKDFDIAFFDIEGNRSQELAAKATLTEQFPHDEFDVKNQASFARWRFGSRPYTSTEDAITEWLHTATAVGVRLDTQDQWQFFTPYGLDDLFDGIIRPTPAHTHNMDAHNKASGFLQKCPNLRLA; via the coding sequence ATGAATAGTAACACTCACCGTCTACAGATGATTTTAGCTGATACACCTATTAATACAGTATTACCTGCGATCGCTCAACTAAATCTACCTAACTGGTGGTTAGCCGGTGGTGCAGTCCGAAACACTGTTTGGTCTTCGATTTTTGGCAATGACTGTGGGTTAGGTATTAAAGATTTTGATATTGCATTCTTTGATATAGAAGGAAATCGTTCTCAAGAACTAGCAGCAAAGGCGACTCTCACAGAACAATTTCCTCATGACGAGTTTGATGTCAAAAATCAAGCCAGTTTTGCTCGTTGGCGGTTTGGTAGCAGACCTTACACTAGTACAGAAGATGCCATTACAGAGTGGCTGCACACTGCTACTGCTGTCGGAGTTCGACTAGATACACAAGACCAATGGCAATTTTTCACTCCTTACGGATTAGATGACCTGTTTGATGGAATTATTCGACCTACACCAGCACATACTCATAATATGGATGCCCACAATAAGGCATCTGGATTCTTGCAGAAGTGTCCTAATCTGCGTTTGGCGTAA
- a CDS encoding AAA family ATPase has protein sequence MPNRTGYPINSTLHEGIQTIIYQTQMPKTQQRVILKLLKNEYPTLEAFTRLKNEYQIQQGLDHPNIVKAISLETFANRVGLLLEDFGGQSLAQILQTEKLDLINHLNIAIQLTKALDYLHKHQIIHKDIKPSNIIVNSQTGIVKLTDFGIASRLNKENPQFNNPNCVEGTLAYMSPEQTGRMNRILDYRTDFYSLGVTLYEMLTEKTPFFSQDPLELVYSHIAVQPINPQLLNPTLPNAISEIVLKLMAKNAEDRYQSSIGLLADLELCLNQLKSQGIITDFVPGRLDVLSQLLIPQKLYGRESQVNELLAAFERVTSGTSEMMLVSGYSGIGKSVLVNEVNKPITRRQGYFISGKFDQLKRNIPYASLIQAFAYLMRYLLTENNEKIETWREKILSALGTNGKVITDVIPEVELIIGTQPDVAQIGATESQNRFNRVFKEFIQVFTQKEHPLVIFLDDLQWADSATLNLIQLLITDNDSKHLLFIGAYRDNEVNAAHPLIQKIEEIKNAGTVVNNIVLQALNLENVTQLVAETLQEADINPDSEYRTFSDKIIQLAELISNKTGGNPFFLTQLIQALHQEELLKFDFIQAQWQWSLKDIQTIGITDKNVVELVASRVEKLPKSTQDVLKLAACVGDRFSLDVLSIVNEKSPSLTANDLHSALQAGLILPLSEAYRIPLVFNQEEAVNLNLDTSRVGYKFLHDRVQQAAYSLIPEELKKSTHSKIGQLLLQNIPKEEIEANIFDIVNQLNVGIVNLIEQSDKTELARLNLIAGQKAKASTAYEAALKYFTNGIELLSIDAWQTEYTLTLCLYEGAAEAAYLGGNFQQMQQWAAVVQQEAKILLDKVKVYEVQIIASIIQSQQLEAIQIAVSILELLGISFPDEPTSTDIQQGMDDIAVCLKGKAIADLINLPLMSDPNKIAAMKILMGVLPAAFQTAPVMMPIIVCKMVNLSLNYGNTAVSGYGYSLYGLLLCGVQGEINSGYEFGKLASSLVSQFHAEELKAKILTVVSAHVMHWKEHVRETLTSSMSGYASGLETGDLEYAGYCGYIYPYHSFWLGKELWVLEKELIAYCESLKKINQQVALTWNLVYLQTVLNLKGNYENVDCLIGEAYDEQSMLPIHQQVNDLYTINHLFVNKLMLSYIFGDYFKAVENAAIAEKSLGGVTGLFVVPLFYFYDSLAHLAIYHTAKESQRQAILEKVQANQQKMELWATHAPTNHLHRFYLVEAERCRILGQKLEAMDYYENSIAKSQENGFLQEEALAYELAGKFYQSLGKELIHQTYITKAYYACIRWGAIAKVKYLESKYTFLVGQTTTVETTTSKIDTIHLTTTTTTNSSSLSDFLDFNTFIKFSQAITNEIVLENLLSKLIKILLENAAAQKAVLLLLKDNQLYIEASGNATVNVVTVLPSITVETYQDLPLSVINYVFRTQQYLVLNDAITTEPFNLDIYIQESKIKSIFCLPIIYQSQLTGIIYLENQLSSGAFVTERIEVLKVLVSQMAIAIQNASLYTREQDKSRELEQSIKDLQEAQLQLIQSEKMSSLGNLVAGVAHEINNPVGFITGSIAQAKDTVNDLIGYLQLYREKFPNPGAEIEEKAEEIDIDFLLKDLPKMIDGMTVGTQRIRNISTSLRTFSRADTTSKVLANIHEGIDSTLLILQHRLKADHNRPAIQVIKEYGNIPLVKCYLGQLNQVFMNIIANAIDALEEANIGRSFMEVQESYPNIITILTKIEENNNLTIKIQDNAKGMSEEVKACIFENLFTTKCVGKGTGLGLSISRQIIIENHSGSLICESVLGQGTEFIISIPVLG, from the coding sequence ATGCCAAATCGTACTGGATACCCAATCAACTCAACTCTCCACGAAGGAATCCAAACAATTATTTATCAAACACAAATGCCAAAGACGCAACAGCGAGTTATCCTCAAGTTGCTTAAAAATGAATATCCTACCCTTGAAGCCTTTACTCGCCTGAAAAATGAGTATCAAATTCAGCAAGGTTTAGACCATCCCAACATAGTTAAAGCCATTAGTCTAGAAACCTTTGCTAACCGAGTGGGACTGTTATTAGAAGACTTTGGTGGTCAATCTTTAGCCCAAATTCTTCAGACAGAAAAACTTGACTTAATTAACCATTTAAATATTGCTATTCAACTGACTAAAGCTCTAGATTATTTACATAAACACCAGATTATTCATAAAGATATCAAGCCTAGCAACATAATTGTTAACTCCCAGACAGGTATTGTTAAACTCACTGACTTTGGTATAGCCTCCCGCCTCAATAAGGAAAATCCCCAATTTAATAACCCTAACTGCGTTGAAGGTACACTTGCCTACATGTCTCCTGAACAAACAGGGAGAATGAATCGTATTCTTGATTATCGTACTGACTTTTATTCTCTCGGTGTGACTTTATATGAAATGCTCACCGAGAAAACACCATTTTTTAGTCAAGACCCCTTAGAACTAGTTTATAGTCATATTGCTGTTCAACCGATAAATCCACAGTTATTAAATCCAACACTTCCTAACGCCATCTCAGAAATTGTGCTGAAGTTGATGGCGAAAAATGCTGAAGACAGATATCAAAGTTCTATAGGATTATTAGCAGACTTAGAGTTATGTCTTAACCAGTTAAAATCTCAGGGTATAATTACTGATTTTGTTCCAGGTCGTTTGGATGTCTTAAGCCAGTTATTAATTCCTCAAAAATTATATGGTCGTGAAAGCCAAGTTAATGAACTGCTAGCTGCATTTGAACGCGTTACATCTGGAACTAGTGAGATGATGCTAGTTTCTGGTTATTCAGGTATTGGTAAATCAGTTTTAGTTAACGAAGTTAATAAACCCATTACTCGCAGACAAGGTTACTTTATTTCTGGTAAATTCGACCAATTAAAACGAAATATACCTTATGCTTCTTTAATTCAAGCTTTTGCTTATTTAATGCGGTATTTACTGACAGAGAATAATGAAAAAATAGAAACCTGGCGTGAAAAAATATTATCAGCTTTAGGAACAAATGGTAAAGTCATTACTGACGTAATTCCAGAAGTAGAATTAATTATTGGTACACAGCCAGATGTTGCCCAAATTGGTGCAACAGAATCACAAAACCGATTCAATCGAGTTTTTAAAGAATTTATCCAAGTTTTTACCCAAAAAGAACATCCCTTAGTCATATTTTTAGATGATTTGCAATGGGCAGATTCAGCCACATTGAATTTAATCCAACTACTTATAACTGATAATGACAGCAAACATCTATTATTTATTGGTGCATATAGGGATAATGAAGTTAATGCAGCACATCCTTTAATTCAAAAAATAGAAGAGATTAAGAATGCTGGCACAGTTGTTAATAACATTGTGTTGCAAGCTTTGAATTTAGAGAATGTGACTCAACTAGTTGCAGAAACTTTACAAGAAGCAGATATTAACCCTGATTCTGAATACAGAACTTTTAGCGATAAGATTATCCAGCTAGCTGAATTAATTTCTAATAAAACAGGTGGAAATCCATTTTTTCTCACACAACTTATTCAAGCACTTCATCAAGAAGAACTTTTGAAATTTGACTTTATTCAGGCCCAATGGCAATGGAGTTTAAAGGATATTCAAACAATTGGAATTACCGACAAAAATGTAGTTGAGCTAGTTGCCAGTAGAGTTGAGAAGCTACCAAAATCTACCCAAGATGTTTTAAAATTAGCAGCTTGTGTGGGTGACAGATTTAGTCTTGATGTTTTATCGATAGTCAATGAAAAATCACCTTCCTTGACAGCCAATGATTTACACTCAGCTTTGCAAGCGGGATTAATTCTACCTTTAAGTGAAGCTTACCGTATTCCTTTAGTTTTTAATCAAGAAGAAGCGGTTAATTTAAATTTAGACACTTCACGAGTGGGTTACAAGTTCTTGCATGATAGAGTACAACAAGCAGCATATTCGCTGATTCCAGAAGAACTCAAGAAATCTACTCATTCAAAAATTGGACAATTGCTTCTACAAAATATCCCAAAGGAGGAAATAGAAGCTAATATTTTTGATATAGTTAATCAGTTGAATGTAGGTATTGTTAACCTAATAGAACAATCTGATAAAACTGAATTGGCACGATTAAACTTAATTGCAGGGCAAAAAGCTAAAGCTTCTACAGCTTATGAAGCTGCGCTTAAGTACTTCACAAATGGGATAGAACTTTTAAGTATAGACGCTTGGCAAACTGAATATACCTTAACTTTATGTTTATATGAAGGAGCCGCAGAAGCAGCCTATCTGGGCGGTAATTTTCAGCAGATGCAGCAATGGGCTGCGGTAGTGCAGCAAGAAGCCAAAATCCTTCTAGATAAAGTGAAAGTCTATGAAGTACAGATTATCGCTTCTATCATTCAAAGCCAACAACTAGAAGCCATTCAGATAGCAGTATCAATTCTAGAATTGTTAGGAATAAGTTTTCCAGATGAACCGACATCAACTGATATTCAGCAGGGGATGGATGATATTGCTGTTTGTTTGAAAGGGAAAGCCATTGCAGATTTAATTAACTTACCATTAATGTCTGATCCGAACAAGATTGCAGCCATGAAAATCTTAATGGGAGTTCTCCCTGCGGCTTTTCAAACGGCTCCTGTAATGATGCCAATTATTGTCTGTAAAATGGTCAATTTGTCCTTAAACTATGGCAATACGGCTGTATCCGGGTATGGTTATAGTCTTTATGGCTTACTTCTTTGTGGAGTTCAAGGAGAAATTAATTCTGGCTATGAATTTGGTAAATTAGCTTCTAGTTTGGTGTCACAATTTCATGCTGAAGAACTCAAAGCTAAGATTCTAACGGTTGTTAGCGCTCATGTTATGCACTGGAAAGAGCATGTTAGGGAGACATTAACATCATCAATGTCTGGATATGCTAGTGGTCTAGAAACCGGAGATTTAGAATATGCTGGCTATTGTGGTTACATTTATCCCTATCATTCCTTTTGGTTGGGCAAGGAACTTTGGGTTTTAGAAAAGGAATTAATAGCTTACTGTGAATCGCTGAAAAAAATCAATCAGCAAGTAGCTTTAACTTGGAATTTAGTATATTTACAAACAGTTTTAAATTTGAAAGGAAATTACGAAAATGTAGACTGTTTAATTGGAGAAGCTTACGACGAGCAAAGTATGCTGCCAATTCATCAGCAAGTAAATGATCTTTACACAATTAATCATTTATTTGTCAATAAACTAATGCTCTCTTACATATTTGGAGATTATTTTAAAGCTGTAGAAAATGCTGCGATCGCAGAAAAATCTTTAGGTGGTGTCACAGGGTTGTTTGTTGTTCCACTGTTCTATTTCTACGATTCTTTAGCACACTTGGCTATATATCATACTGCTAAAGAGTCACAGAGGCAAGCTATTCTAGAAAAAGTCCAAGCTAATCAGCAAAAAATGGAACTCTGGGCTACTCATGCTCCGACAAATCACTTACATAGATTTTATCTCGTGGAGGCAGAACGGTGTCGGATTTTGGGTCAAAAGCTGGAAGCAATGGACTACTATGAAAATTCTATTGCCAAATCTCAAGAGAATGGTTTTCTCCAAGAAGAAGCTTTAGCTTATGAGTTAGCAGGAAAATTTTATCAATCTCTAGGTAAAGAGTTAATTCATCAAACCTATATAACTAAAGCTTATTATGCTTGTATTCGTTGGGGTGCGATCGCTAAAGTTAAATACTTGGAATCAAAATATACTTTTCTAGTAGGACAAACTACTACTGTAGAAACTACTACTTCCAAAATAGATACAATTCACCTCACCACTACCACAACTACGAATAGTAGTAGCTTAAGCGATTTTTTAGACTTTAATACATTCATCAAGTTTTCGCAAGCGATTACCAATGAAATTGTTTTAGAGAATTTGTTGAGCAAGCTCATCAAGATTTTACTAGAAAATGCTGCCGCACAAAAAGCAGTACTACTCCTACTCAAAGATAATCAACTATATATCGAAGCTTCTGGAAATGCTACCGTCAATGTAGTGACAGTTTTACCCTCTATTACGGTTGAAACTTATCAGGATTTACCGCTCTCTGTGATTAATTACGTTTTTCGCACTCAGCAATATCTTGTGTTGAATGATGCAATAACTACAGAACCGTTTAACCTTGATATTTATATTCAGGAATCTAAAATAAAATCAATCTTTTGCTTGCCGATAATTTACCAATCACAGCTTACAGGAATTATTTATTTAGAAAATCAGTTGTCATCAGGAGCTTTTGTTACAGAAAGAATAGAGGTATTAAAAGTCTTGGTTTCTCAAATGGCTATTGCCATACAAAATGCCAGTTTGTACACAAGAGAACAAGACAAATCTAGAGAATTAGAACAGTCAATCAAAGATTTACAAGAGGCACAACTACAACTTATTCAAAGTGAAAAAATGTCTTCTTTAGGAAATTTGGTTGCAGGTGTAGCACATGAAATCAACAATCCAGTTGGTTTTATTACAGGTAGTATCGCCCAAGCAAAAGATACTGTTAATGATTTGATAGGCTATCTGCAACTATACCGAGAAAAATTCCCGAATCCTGGTGCTGAAATTGAAGAAAAAGCCGAAGAAATAGATATAGATTTTCTACTAAAAGATTTACCCAAAATGATTGATGGTATGACGGTAGGAACACAGCGCATTCGCAACATTAGTACTTCTCTTCGTACTTTTTCACGCGCTGATACTACCTCTAAAGTATTAGCTAATATCCACGAAGGTATTGATAGTACTTTGTTGATTTTACAGCATCGTTTGAAAGCCGATCATAACCGTCCAGCGATTCAAGTCATTAAGGAGTATGGAAATATTCCATTAGTGAAATGTTATTTAGGACAATTGAATCAGGTGTTTATGAATATTATTGCAAATGCAATTGATGCTTTAGAAGAAGCAAATATTGGTCGTAGTTTTATGGAAGTTCAAGAAAGCTATCCAAATATTATTACTATCTTAACTAAGATAGAAGAGAATAACAATCTGACAATTAAGATTCAAGATAACGCTAAAGGAATGTCAGAAGAAGTTAAAGCTTGTATCTTTGAAAATCTATTTACAACCAAATGCGTAGGAAAAGGTACAGGATTAGGATTATCTATTAGTCGCCAAATTATAATAGAAAATCATAGTGGAAGTTTGATTTGTGAATCAGTCTTGGGACAAGGAACAGAATTTATAATTTCTATTCCAGTTTTGGGATAA
- a CDS encoding nuclear transport factor 2 family protein → MEKRREGGRIVPKAISFLLNQISLIVLAVILVLFIGGRFELASATQPNAELEIQKLTSCYALGTDAIGRGNLLEGKNIYRDCFTQDSVLTAIFPDGTTQTNYGTDSWADFVYSVFQGNGYTATQHLMGTINISLENNKAVMTSYLHATHKRSETSIDVANGTYEDQVVNINGRWKIRKRTLKLIDFLNLSSPTVDSSNANARSSNSSANFVRPKMSGFNK, encoded by the coding sequence GTGGAAAAAAGAAGAGAAGGTGGGCGGATAGTTCCAAAGGCTATCTCGTTTTTGTTAAATCAGATTAGCTTGATTGTGCTTGCAGTTATTCTTGTGCTGTTTATTGGAGGTAGGTTTGAATTAGCAAGTGCAACTCAACCTAACGCAGAATTAGAAATTCAAAAACTAACATCCTGTTACGCACTGGGAACTGATGCCATTGGTAGAGGAAATCTCCTTGAGGGAAAAAATATTTATCGAGATTGTTTTACTCAAGATTCAGTCCTGACTGCCATTTTTCCTGATGGAACAACTCAAACAAACTATGGGACAGATTCTTGGGCAGATTTTGTCTATTCAGTATTTCAAGGGAATGGTTATACAGCTACCCAACATTTGATGGGTACGATCAACATTTCACTTGAGAATAATAAAGCAGTGATGACTTCTTATCTCCATGCGACTCACAAGCGCTCGGAAACTAGCATTGATGTCGCTAATGGCACTTATGAAGATCAAGTTGTCAACATAAATGGGCGCTGGAAAATTCGTAAACGTACTCTCAAACTTATCGATTTCTTGAATCTCAGTTCACCGACAGTTGATTCTTCAAATGCTAATGCCCGAAGCAGTAATTCCTCCGCTAACTTTGTAAGACCAAAAATGTCTGGTTTCAATAAATAA
- a CDS encoding (2Fe-2S) ferredoxin domain-containing protein produces MKKLIKRIKRLLQRIFKSFASTSQQTSPLINSRPLETSIPSVPPRWESGLVLVCSQCANEQSGSTASENLENWLKSRLKIEGLWGEFRVVSTSCLGVCPKAGITVVIVSNGSGGNSPCLIVNPRSDVYDELRLRELLYSYIKQNKK; encoded by the coding sequence ATGAAAAAATTGATCAAGCGTATTAAAAGATTGCTTCAACGTATCTTTAAAAGTTTTGCATCTACTTCTCAGCAGACATCGCCTTTAATAAATTCTCGCCCGTTAGAAACTTCTATTCCCAGTGTTCCTCCACGATGGGAGTCTGGTTTGGTGCTTGTGTGTTCGCAATGTGCAAACGAGCAATCAGGCTCAACGGCTTCTGAAAACTTAGAGAATTGGTTAAAATCTCGTTTAAAAATTGAGGGATTATGGGGTGAATTTCGGGTAGTTAGCACCAGTTGTTTAGGAGTTTGCCCAAAAGCTGGTATTACTGTCGTTATTGTAAGTAATGGAAGTGGTGGTAATAGTCCATGTTTAATTGTAAATCCTCGGAGCGATGTCTACGACGAGCTACGCCTACGCGAACTTCTTTACTCATACATTAAACAGAATAAAAAGTAA
- a CDS encoding GntR family transcriptional regulator has product MNLNDLAANVLQQRSTPDLIADALREAILRGIFQEGQSLRQDEIATQFGVSRIPVREALKQLEAEGLVTLHLNRGAIVSVLTAQEAQEICEIRSALEVKAMQLAIPKFKETDIEKAAVILEATDQATDAGMLAKLNWEFHATLYATAERPRLLGMIKTLHVNCDRYVRVQLAQMDYQERSQKEHYQLLDACQKQDTKSAVRLLKRHIDTAGEQLIAYLQQIAQKR; this is encoded by the coding sequence ATGAACTTAAATGACTTAGCAGCCAATGTGCTGCAACAACGCAGTACCCCAGATTTAATTGCCGATGCTTTGCGGGAAGCGATTCTGCGCGGCATTTTTCAAGAAGGACAATCCCTGAGACAGGATGAAATCGCCACTCAGTTTGGAGTTAGTCGTATTCCCGTGCGTGAAGCGCTCAAGCAGCTAGAAGCAGAAGGATTGGTGACACTGCATCTAAATCGTGGTGCGATCGTATCAGTGTTGACAGCACAAGAGGCGCAAGAAATTTGTGAAATTCGCAGCGCCTTAGAAGTGAAAGCGATGCAATTGGCAATACCCAAGTTCAAGGAAACAGATATAGAAAAAGCTGCTGTGATTTTGGAAGCGACAGACCAAGCAACTGATGCAGGTATGTTGGCAAAACTTAACTGGGAATTCCATGCGACGCTGTACGCCACTGCTGAACGTCCCAGGTTGTTGGGGATGATTAAAACTTTACACGTTAATTGCGATCGCTATGTTCGCGTACAATTAGCGCAGATGGATTACCAAGAGCGATCGCAAAAAGAACACTATCAACTCTTAGATGCTTGTCAAAAGCAAGATACAAAATCTGCTGTCAGGTTGTTAAAACGACACATTGACACCGCCGGAGAACAGCTAATTGCATACTTGCAGCAAATTGCTCAGAAACGCTGA
- a CDS encoding 2-isopropylmalate synthase — translation MASQPDRVIIFDTTLRDGEQSPGATLNVEEKLAIAHQLALLGVDVIEAGFAVASPGDFQAVKTIAEQVGIPGGPIICSLARAIRQDIHAAAEALKGADRPRIHTMISTSDIHLKYQLKKSRSEVLAIASEMIAYAKSFVDDVEFSPMDASRTEPEFLYQVLEMAIAAGATTINIPDTVGYCTPKEIGTLIQGIRENVPNIDGVILSIHTQNDLGLATANALAAIEYGVRQVECTINGIGERAGNAALEEIVMALQVRKPFFNPYFGRPVDADTPLTNIKTQEIYKTSSLVSQLTGMLIQPNKAIVGANAFAHESGIHQDGIIKHRETYEIMEAAAIGLPENRIVLGKHSGRNAFRTRLKELGFELNEADLNKAFNRFKEVADKKKEVSDWDLEAIVRDETQMQVESGFQIEHVQVICGDCTCPTATITIVTPDGKILTDASVGTGPVDAVYQVINRLVQIPNQLIEFSVQSVTGGIDALGTVTVRLKHQERIFSGQASDTDIVVAAAYAHINALNRLYRYLQTERSHFDEMNSPVVSR, via the coding sequence ATCGCATCTCAACCAGACCGAGTTATCATCTTCGACACCACGCTACGGGATGGCGAACAGTCACCGGGCGCAACCCTCAATGTAGAAGAAAAGCTGGCGATCGCTCATCAACTAGCTCTCCTTGGTGTCGATGTGATTGAAGCAGGTTTTGCCGTTGCTAGTCCGGGAGATTTTCAAGCTGTCAAAACCATTGCTGAACAAGTTGGAATACCTGGTGGGCCAATCATTTGCAGTTTAGCTAGAGCGATTCGCCAGGATATTCACGCCGCCGCCGAAGCCTTGAAGGGCGCAGATCGTCCGAGAATCCACACGATGATTTCTACCTCTGATATTCACCTGAAATATCAATTGAAAAAGTCTCGTAGCGAAGTATTAGCGATCGCATCAGAAATGATTGCCTATGCTAAGTCGTTTGTAGACGATGTAGAATTTTCACCAATGGATGCTAGCCGCACTGAGCCAGAGTTTCTATATCAAGTTTTGGAGATGGCGATCGCAGCAGGTGCAACTACAATCAATATTCCTGATACCGTTGGTTACTGCACACCCAAAGAAATCGGAACTCTAATTCAGGGAATTCGGGAAAATGTTCCTAATATTGATGGGGTGATTTTATCCATTCACACTCAAAATGATTTGGGTTTGGCGACAGCTAACGCATTGGCAGCAATTGAATATGGTGTGCGTCAGGTGGAGTGTACCATTAATGGCATTGGGGAACGGGCTGGGAATGCAGCATTGGAAGAGATTGTGATGGCGTTGCAGGTTCGCAAACCATTTTTCAACCCTTACTTTGGTCGTCCGGTTGATGCCGATACACCCCTGACTAATATTAAGACTCAGGAGATTTATAAAACCTCATCCTTGGTTTCCCAATTAACTGGAATGCTGATTCAGCCCAATAAAGCGATCGTGGGAGCAAACGCTTTCGCCCATGAGTCTGGTATTCACCAAGATGGGATTATCAAGCACCGCGAAACTTATGAAATTATGGAAGCTGCTGCGATCGGTTTGCCAGAAAATCGCATTGTTTTGGGCAAGCACTCTGGACGAAATGCTTTCCGTACCAGGCTCAAAGAATTGGGTTTTGAATTGAACGAAGCGGATTTGAATAAAGCCTTCAATCGGTTCAAGGAAGTCGCTGATAAGAAAAAAGAAGTCTCAGATTGGGATTTAGAAGCGATCGTTCGAGATGAAACGCAGATGCAAGTAGAAAGTGGCTTCCAAATCGAACACGTTCAGGTAATTTGTGGTGACTGCACTTGCCCAACTGCAACTATTACAATTGTTACCCCCGATGGCAAAATCCTCACTGATGCGAGTGTCGGCACTGGACCAGTGGATGCGGTGTATCAAGTAATTAATCGATTGGTGCAGATTCCCAATCAACTAATTGAGTTTTCTGTCCAATCTGTGACTGGAGGAATTGATGCACTAGGAACTGTGACAGTTCGCTTGAAGCATCAAGAGCGGATATTCTCTGGGCAAGCATCTGATACTGATATTGTGGTAGCCGCAGCTTACGCTCATATAAACGCTCTGAATCGCTTGTATCGTTATTTGCAAACAGAGAGATCCCATTTTGATGAGATGAACTCTCCTGTTGTATCTAGGTAG